Below is a genomic region from Henckelia pumila isolate YLH828 chromosome 3, ASM3356847v2, whole genome shotgun sequence.
AGATGTGGATTAAAGATTCAAACCTGCCTGCCACATTCTTCATCTTTGATGATGATAACAATTATTTATAGTGACGAAACAAGCATGTACATATATTTTAACATTACAATATTAATATAATCACGAATTCTTCTAAGCATCTGATGTGGCTACAACTAATCATCCATCTTCTTCGTTACAACTCGATCAATAAACCatattttcacaattttctatccATCCATTTGCACAAAAACTTACAcacacaaacaaataaatatatatatgaatgtaTCGTGTTATATAGGACATAAAAAAATGTCTTATCTTTAAGAAAAACAAAGACATCAATAATAGCTTGAGTGACATAAGTCTTCGTAAATGAGATGTTTTGGATTGGGTTTCCTTAACTCGGGGTTGAATATAAACTTATAATTGGTTCTCAAATTCGAGATTTTATGGGAAAAAAAACGTTAAAATCATCCTAAATCATCATCAAGTCGAACGATTAAAATGAGTTTGACACAATGGGTATGAAGTTCTTGGTTTCACATGAACAACTCGATccaaatacatatatattccCGGCCTCCGGCAATGCAATGGGGTACGTTGAGGTTGTTGACTTTCATAACGATTGAAGCTTTTTATGCCATTAATTGCTTCAATTATTGattgataataattttttttaaaaaaagtcttGATTATGTGGCAAATGTACTCATGAAAGTCATTTGCACAATCGAAATAAAATATCCCTTAAATTATAGAGTtccattaaaattttaaagaacATGCTATTGGTACGTTATACATAAGATTTGGATAATAATATCGGGTAGCTTACGAAAAGACAGATATATGGACTAGTGTGGATGTTATTTTATCCAATTAAGTGTAGGTGCATCAGAATAACGTATATCTaacaaatttattaattattatagttTGGTGTAGTGTAAAACATCAAATTCATGAGTTGTGTAAACCAAGGGTCTTTTCTCGTCTAAAATCTTCAAACTTCATCAAAGGATTTGGGCCAACGAAGTTAACATCTATGATGGAAATATTGATGAAACATCTGCTGATAAAACAGATATGATGCATGCAGCTGAGATAGAAGTTGGATCATGCAGAAACGAATAAAACCCGTTCGCCCGATCATCACGTTGGATAACCATCAGTGGCTTGTATACGCCACAACAAGCCCAAGCTAATAAGGACATGAAAATTGTTTTGAAGTGTTTGGAAGCCAAGCCACAATCAGTATTCATATTCTCACAAGAACTGGGGATGAAACCATCAAGAAATTAAGTTCACAACAGAAAATGAAATCTGGACTTTCCATGTTCATAATAAAGTACCTTTGTTTGGTGAAAACAGAGCCATAATGGAAGGGCATACTCTCTGCATAATCACCTTGATCTGGCTGatccaatatttttttacaaactATACAAGAAGCAATATCATTCTCCCAAGTTCATGATCATTCGAAGGAGAATTCACATAATCAACTTGAAAAGGCTCGATTTTATGGTGAAGAGGAATTACCTAATGTTCATCTCTCACGTCTCCGGATAACCGTAAACAGCATTGCTATGATTGTCATGACCATTGCCCTTGAATGATTCTCTTTCAAATTTTCTGCTATGCTCCATCGCGTTATTAGTTTTAGGAAGGCAGAGAAGGCGCTCAGAGGTGGACAGCTTCACAACAATATCCAAGATAATCATACATGTGAACTAAATTTGGTCATAAATGATGAAATTGGGGAAAGAATTACTACACAAGTACTCATGAATGAATTATCTATCTGGCGCATGTGTTAAACAAGATTTGAGTTTGTATTAACTATAACAATATAGTTTTGTATGTACATTACACTTATGTAATTAGTTATGTATGTGCATTACACTCATATAATGATTGAGTACTTTGGAAATGGCAGTTGGTGTTGGATGGTCTGAACTCTGAAATTTCTGTAGACACAAGTTCAAGAGCAACTAACTTACACTTATTTATGATGATTGTGCCCTTCAACAGAATTcaataaaagataaaattgagacaggaaaaaaaaaaaagccttTTGGCACCTGGCTTCTAAGAAGCTAAAAATTGAGAGATGTGTATAAAAAAAGGCAGATACTGCATGCATGGTTCTGCATCTCATGCAAACAGGTTCTGGGAAGAAGAAAAAGCCAGCCATTAACTACACTAATTCACGAAGTTCTCCCGTATTTAGAGCAAATTTCCGGTGCTGTGACAGTACAGAAGGGACACTGATTTCCTGAATTCTTGAGGTCAAGTCATTTGCATCAGTTCTTGTGGTCTGCACAGATGCATTGACTATTGTCTGCAGAATCTGCAAGGGATCTCCATGACTGACAACTAACACCGTGCACCTACAAAACGGAGCGGATAGCATCCTCATATAAATCATCCAAGGACTTTGAACCAAGCTTATGCCTAAAACCACTGAATTATGTGAAAGATAAAGtattataaaaaaacaaaaagacatACACATAACAACCGATTTAAGATGACAAAAAGTTCACTGAACTGCAGAGGAATTATGTGTTTGTTAATAGGATCTGTGTGATTAAAATTGTGTATGCTTGCTCAAATGACTCAACATACGGTATGAAATATTTCCACTTGGATGTCATACGCTCTCAAAGTAGAAAATTTGTTAGATTTTCACAATGGTGAAACTTGTCAAACTTATATTATTGGGCAGAACAAACACTGTGAAGGATAGTAAAAATTTTGTATATCCTATTCAACTAGGAGAATAAACTTGTGATGGCAGTTTCAACTCTAAGGCAGTGTTTGATCcataaaaattttgtgaaggaaaaaTTCATGAGCACTTTTTGGAAGCAACCCAAACACTAACCAAATATGTTTTCCCTGGTattaaaaaaggaaaagaagcaGACATTGGATGCCAAATGCACTAACAATTACCAGATGGATCGAACATCACTTGATAAACATGTCACAAGCATAGAAAACAAAAGCAGAAAAAAGAATAATGTCAATTGTTACCCTTCAAATGTTGATTCCATTTTAGCCAAAGCCCTTATCAGCCTTGTGACAACATCAGCAACACTTTCTCCTCCTTCAGGTCGCGTGAAGGGATCTTTCTCATCCATGGCCCAAATCTCAGGGTACTGTGAGAAGAAAACACAATTACCATGAATTAATTGAGGGTTGACTGTAAATAAATGTGAGCTTTAATACTCATAAGCTCCATGATAACCACAAAAGGAGcatattgaaaatcaaattggATCTGAGATGATATCTGCTAGTACTCCCTCGAGCTATTTACTTTATCATGGGACTTCAGCTCAAATGAACCACCAAAGAACCGCTCCCGAAGATCCTCCATAGCCTGTTAAACAAGTATTACTGGGATAAAAACAAAGCATCTATTAACCTTGAAATATAAAATGGAAACAATTATTAATGTATCACTTCTCCACGAGAGTATACATTCACCATTAAGTACTGAGTTTTCAAGTGACTGGTTGAAGACAAATAAACTGCTCTCTAAATCATAAATTATCACACATCGATGCAAGGCCTGGGATGGACTATTACAACATTTCATTCAACACAAGGAGTGATTCTATCAAgagttcaaaaaattcaaaaacaaagaCACATTCTTAAACCAGGTAGCCGATAAACATGTAACACAAGCCTGGTTCTTTCTCAAACTTTGAATATACACTCTCAAACATTATTGAACAGGTAAAAGTAAATTACCTTGCACTGTGGACCATCAAATGGAACATTTAGAACGGAAGCAACCACTTTTGCAGTATGACTGGTCCTTGAAAATGGTGAGTAACATATACGAATGCGCTCTATCCCAATGTTCCTTTTCTTTATTTCCTGCACAGAGAATTCAGAGTTACAAAACAAATAAGTAACTGATCGATCATCGTGAAACTTCTGAAATTtaagagatttttttttataaaaaaaaaaaaaaagacacagCACCTATGGTAGCTATAAAAACCAGTACTGCAACTACTGCAACAACAATGTCAAGCTCGTAACATTAAAAACAATTCCTTCTCACTCTTCGATTCCCAAAAGAGAAGGTTTTAAGAATTTAACTTAATGCTCGACAAAAACTATTTTACTGATAGAATTAGACAATCAACATTGACTCAATGGTATCAGATATCAATGCAACACAAGGAATAGCATTATCATCAAAATATGAATATAGGCCACGCAATTTTGATTCTACACCGAAACAAAAATGAAAGTGAGAGTGAGGAGTGCCTCGAGGAAGGATTCTCCAGCCAAACGAGCCTGATGAACCCCATCAGGACACAAACGATATTCTTCAAGAATCCCATTTTCCTATCACAAACAAATCGGAAATTTAACAAGAAATGGCGGAAAAACGGAGAGCATGGTGGTGTTGGTGAATAAATGGCGATTACCAGAGATGAAATGATTATTCCCTTTTCGTTTGGGATGCTTCTTCCATGCCTGAGCACCCAGAATTTGTTCTTCAGCAACGATGAATACTCAGCCGCCATCCCTCAAAACAAGTCAGCAGCCACTCTCAAGAACAACACATACTGAACCCAGAACCACAGCAAATGTTTTATATCAGGTGAACGCaactctttttattttatttttaaattaaaaacaacTCATTATCAGCCTATTTTTTCTCAACAACTATAtaaaaactctttttttttttcaaatttacaatacattaaaaaaaaaatgaaatataactcgtcaaaaaaatgaaatataaaattagaagttacataataaataaatgtttatttttaaatttttaattccaaacttaattattttattattaatttattttcattttcggAAAAAGTTATAATAACTAGAAATGATATAAAAGTTAGTTCGTTGATATCAAAATATCGatcaaatgacaaaaaaaacaGGTTGGATGCAAAAAACAAGAGTAgttgattgaaaaaaaaaacataatattttatttgagaGTAGGTTTTCAGCTAATGTTCTCATATATCTATATTTATATTCGTGAGATAAATCGATTTAAATATACAAagaaaaacataatatttttgtaataaaaaataataatttttaataaatcgaATAATATCACAAAGATTCGAGTACTAACAAGTCTCTTTGCCACCATTACATCAACTCTCCAGGTTTGGGAAAGGGTTTGATAAATCtctatatttaaataataaaatcaatgtTGATTCTCCACATTTTaaagtattaattaattaattaatttgttattaaattactatattatgcTAGTCGATGAAATGCGAATCCCCCTCGAAGCAAATTGAGACACTCCCATTCCACTCCTTATTCCCTAGCTCTTTCATCTCTGAACCCTAAAATCTTTGTTTGATTCAATTCATCCGCGCAATACGAACCCTAATCACTTGAATTTCCTTCTCCAAGCAAACTAATCAAATGTCTAGACGAATCCTCAGCCACCTCCGTTCCACACGATCGGTCACCTACATGCCCCGCCCCGGCGACGGGACCCCTCGGGCTGTCACCCTTATTCCCGGCGACGGGATCGGCCCTCTCGTTACCGGTGCTGTCGAGCAGGTCATGGAGGCCATGCACGCTCCCGTCTACTTCGAGAAGTACGACATCCACGGCGACATGAAGGCCGCCCCTCCCGAGGTGATCGAATCGATTAAGAAGAATAAGGTGTGTCTTAAGGGTGGACTTAGGACCCCGGTGGGCGGAGGAGTCAGCTCAATCAATATGCTTTTGAGGAAGGAGCTCGATCTCTACGCTTCACTCGTCCATTGCTTCAATCTTCAGGGGCTTCCAACGCGCCACCATGACGTAGATATTGTCGTCATCAGGGAGAATACTGAGGGTGAATACTCGGGCCTCGAGCATGAGGTTGTTCCTGGTGTGGTCGAAAGCCTCAAGGTAGTTTTTGTACTATACGTGTTTTTTTAATGTGTGGTTACTTTTTTATGGTGCTGCGTTATATTTTTGCTTTTGCTATTGGGTTTTAGCTGATTGTAGAATTTCCGTgatttttttccttctttttttttttttttactattgaCGGTTGTCTAAAAGGTTGGAAGGAAAATTAAACAGATATACTTTTCAACTTCTAATAA
It encodes:
- the LOC140892869 gene encoding uncharacterized protein; protein product: MAAEYSSLLKNKFWVLRHGRSIPNEKGIIISSLENGILEEYRLCPDGVHQARLAGESFLEEIKKRNIGIERIRICYSPFSRTSHTAKVVASVLNVPFDGPQCKAMEDLRERFFGGSFELKSHDKYPEIWAMDEKDPFTRPEGGESVADVVTRLIRALAKMESTFEGCTVLVVSHGDPLQILQTIVNASVQTTRTDANDLTSRIQEISVPSVLSQHRKFALNTGELRELV